The sequence below is a genomic window from Draconibacterium halophilum.
CATAATAGTTGGCCATTCCGGGGGTTACTTCTTCTGGTTTTACCAAATAAGGAATGGCTTTGTTAACCGGGCGTTTACAGCTGGCAACAACCGCTGCCGTTGCAACACTGAAACCAAACGTTTTCAGAAAATCGCGCCTTGATGAACCGGAAGCTTTTTTCATAGTGGCACGCTTCGCATCCAGTTCCAGTTTAATCTCGTTTTGCTTAAACTCTGCCGGATTATTAAACTCGTCTAAACTTCTCCAATATTTTGTCATAGTTTGTTTGATTCTGCTTTAAACTTGAACTTATTAGTAGTGGCAGCGCATACAATCGTTAGCACCAATATCAGCTGCTGTTACCGAATCGATAGCTCCGGAATTCAGCTCTTCATGTAATTTTACGTAATGTTCGTAATAACCATTGTTTCCAAAGTCCACTTCGGTATCGCGGTGACAGTTTACACACCATCCCATCGACAAATCGCTGTGTTGTTCCATAATATCCATCTCCTCAACGGGGCCATGACATTGCATGCAGTCGAGTTTTCCAGAACCAACATGCACCGCATGACTGAAATATACGTGGTCGGGAAGATTATGAATACGTTTCCACTCAATTGGTTGCCCGTTCTCGGAGGCATCAACCACCTTCGAAATTTCAAATTTGCCACTGTTGGTACCTTCTCTAATAAGTATGTGGCAATTCATGCAAAGATCGGTGGCCGGAATGCCCGCCGATTTGCTGTGCTCCACTGTTGTGTGGCAATACATACAATCAATTCCATTATCGCCGGCATGCACTTTATGCGAAAATTTTATGGGTTGATCGGGAGCATAATTTTCTTGTCGGCCCAGGCGAATAGCATCGGTAACAATCATTTTTACCTGCCAGCCAAAAGCAGCAAACAATATTAGTAGAGGAATGAATTTCAGTTTTATTTTGCGCAGAAAGATCAGTTCTACAACTGCCCAGGTAATCAGTAATCCTAAAAACAGGAACAGAATAAGGTTGTAATGTGTTGGTTTTGCCGGAGGAACTCCGGTGTGTGCCAGATTGTCTAAATAAATTTTTACGGTTTTCAGGTCTTCTTCCTCAATTTTGAAGTTAACGTGCGATGCTTCCGTTTTTACGCCTGTCGGATTCATTACCGTTGTTTGAAAAGCTTCAAAATCCTTATCCACGTATTTTATTGCTATATCCATGGCTGAAGGATTCCAGTTTAAGGTGTCAACCCGGTTTAAATTGTGGCAGGAAACGCACGATGCAAAGTCACGATCGAAAGGTAATAATCCTTTAAAGAAACGCTCCCCGCGTTTAACATCCTGGTTTGAATGTCCATCGGATATTACCGATTCAGTTGAATCGGCATAAGAACTAATTGATAGCAAAATACAAGTAACAAATGCGAACAGGGATATGAAAATCTGCGTTTTTTTCATGAAACCTCCCCTTAAGAAGTGTTCTCTCATTCTGTTAAGTTTAGTATTAAAATAAAGGCCTTTTTATGTAGACTCAATCTATTAACAATAAAAAGACCTGAAGGTTCTGCAAATGATTAAACTTTTACGTTAAATAGCTGAGAATGTTCTGAAATAGCGATAGCTTACATTTATGAGAAATGAAATTTTTATTTCCTATGTCGATAAACTATGACGTTTAAAGGCTTTAGGTTTTCTCTTTTTCGAGTTGTTCTGTTAATTTTCGTACCAGTTTCATATTCTCAAAAAATTCTGCGGCAATTACCCTGATAATGGTATAAACAGGAATGGCCAGGATCATTCCTATTATTCCGGCCATACTTCCGGCTGCCATAATTACAAGAAATATTTCGAGCGGGTGTGCTTTTACGCTACTGGAATAAATAAGGGGCTGATAAAGTACGTTGTCGATCACCTGAACAGAAAGAAAAACCAGTGTCATCCATCCTAATGTGGGTAAAACCTCATTCATAAAATCGAGATTAATATGTAAAGCTGCTCCGATGAGTAAGCCAAGCGCTGCTCCCATCCACGGGCCGAGATAAGGAATAACATTGAACATGCCACAGAACAGACCAATTACAACCGCATGGTTGAATTCGATACCAATAATGGTAAGACCGATGGTGTCGAGCAACATAACCATAAAAACCTCGAAAAGCAGTCCGATGAAATAACGCCGTAACAAGTAGGAAATTGACTCCAGGATATGGCTTACTTTTTCTTCGAAACGGGTAGGAACCAGTAAAATAATAAATGTGCGGAACATGGTTTCTTCTTTCAAAAAGAAAAAGGTGATAAAAGATACCGCGAAAAATCCGATCAGCAATTCCCCGATGGTTCCTGCCACCAAGCCAAACCAATTTGAGACTTGTGAAAAATCGATTTGGGCACCAAGACTTTCTGTAACGATATCAAGAAAATTCTTCGATTCAATGCCCACTGCATCTTTGTTGAAAAACTGCATCAGATTAAGCAAAGGTTCTTCTATTGAATCGAGAACAAGTGTAAAGTCAATCTGCGATAATGTTTCCACTTCGCTTATCAGCAGCGGGATCATAAACCGAAAAAATGAAATAAAAACGATCCACAAAGATACCAGGCTTGCAAACGCAGCCAGTCCTTTGGGCATTTTAAATCGTTTGTATTTAATTCTCATCAGCCAGCGAGTTAACGGGCGGCCGATAAACGAAAGTACTACCGAAATAAGAATGTAGGTAACTATGGCACTAAAATACCACAGTAGAAAAATGATAAAAAGTAGCCCAACAATAAAAAGCGTGTTGCGGGTCCAGCCTTTAAGTTGAATCATTTTTGTTCGTTTTTAACAAATATAACCAAATTTGGGACGAACGGAAGCGATTTCTATTGGGATTGGGAAGCAATAAAATGCAGGTACCACTGAACGATATATGCATTAAAAGAATGCGGTTTTAGCGGATGCTTTATTTTTATATTTTGCCGCAATTGCTGCGTTATTTCACGATAAAAAATTCCGTCGTTCATGGGGTAATACAAGGTTTTTAATTGATGGGGAGCCAGTTTTATCAGCCAGTTTTTTAGTGACGGGGCTTTGGTTGTTTCTTTTTCTGTAATCTGCTTCAGATCAAAATCAAGCTCATGCTTTTTGAAAAAATGATCTTCGAGCGTTTTATTATATAGTCGCTCCCGGTTTTTGTTTCGGGCATCAATGCCGGCAAAAAACTGAAGGCATTGTTTATCAAAAAGTGGCATAAAAACATCAACCCCGAAAAATGAATAAACCTGGTTTGAATTACTTATAAATTTACATTGTCGCTCTTGTAAATCCCAGTATTCAAATGCTTCAGCAGGACTAAGCTTACTTTGTTTTAACAGATATTCGTCGAGGTATTTCTGTAATTCAGCTTGAAAATCTGGCTTTGCCGGAAGCGAAGTGCCTAAAGTTTTTGTCAAGGTAGTTCCGAGCTCCGATGTTTTTAGATCCAGTATTGAATTGTTAAGGTGATCACCTCTTAAAAAATCTCCGGGATGGCCGGGAAGTACAACGGTGTTCTCGTCGATAAACTTATTTTCTTTCAAAAACTTTATGGCAAAATAATCCTGCAAATAAGGCATCGACGACCAGTGTGATGAATATTTTGCATAGTCGGTAAATGTTTTTTCCTGCTGAAAATTCTCAATTAACGCTTCATTGTATTCAATAAATT
It includes:
- a CDS encoding cytochrome c3 family protein, which translates into the protein MKKTQIFISLFAFVTCILLSISSYADSTESVISDGHSNQDVKRGERFFKGLLPFDRDFASCVSCHNLNRVDTLNWNPSAMDIAIKYVDKDFEAFQTTVMNPTGVKTEASHVNFKIEEEDLKTVKIYLDNLAHTGVPPAKPTHYNLILFLFLGLLITWAVVELIFLRKIKLKFIPLLILFAAFGWQVKMIVTDAIRLGRQENYAPDQPIKFSHKVHAGDNGIDCMYCHTTVEHSKSAGIPATDLCMNCHILIREGTNSGKFEISKVVDASENGQPIEWKRIHNLPDHVYFSHAVHVGSGKLDCMQCHGPVEEMDIMEQHSDLSMGWCVNCHRDTEVDFGNNGYYEHYVKLHEELNSGAIDSVTAADIGANDCMRCHY
- a CDS encoding AI-2E family transporter, yielding MIQLKGWTRNTLFIVGLLFIIFLLWYFSAIVTYILISVVLSFIGRPLTRWLMRIKYKRFKMPKGLAAFASLVSLWIVFISFFRFMIPLLISEVETLSQIDFTLVLDSIEEPLLNLMQFFNKDAVGIESKNFLDIVTESLGAQIDFSQVSNWFGLVAGTIGELLIGFFAVSFITFFFLKEETMFRTFIILLVPTRFEEKVSHILESISYLLRRYFIGLLFEVFMVMLLDTIGLTIIGIEFNHAVVIGLFCGMFNVIPYLGPWMGAALGLLIGAALHINLDFMNEVLPTLGWMTLVFLSVQVIDNVLYQPLIYSSSVKAHPLEIFLVIMAAGSMAGIIGMILAIPVYTIIRVIAAEFFENMKLVRKLTEQLEKEKT
- a CDS encoding asparagine synthase-related protein, with translation MLYLEKYKWSTEKNASVTGFAWLNETFLREQDFLEQIQKNSSDFRQFKDFVSGLNGQFSIIIKNEEETWATCSHTWSFPFFYKKDNVELSISDQPEKLQQTLEDIDIGTFASSHFLQFGVTPFNQTLSKNIAQIQPGEIINVENSSGKVFSDFVFQLHQKANKEQTPKTVSGHLSATFEKYYKHLKNKQVLLPLTRGYDSRLLACLLAEFGHKNVICATWGRKNNTEKATAEKVARKLGFQYQFIEYNEALIENFQQEKTFTDYAKYSSHWSSMPYLQDYFAIKFLKENKFIDENTVVLPGHPGDFLRGDHLNNSILDLKTSELGTTLTKTLGTSLPAKPDFQAELQKYLDEYLLKQSKLSPAEAFEYWDLQERQCKFISNSNQVYSFFGVDVFMPLFDKQCLQFFAGIDARNKNRERLYNKTLEDHFFKKHELDFDLKQITEKETTKAPSLKNWLIKLAPHQLKTLYYPMNDGIFYREITQQLRQNIKIKHPLKPHSFNAYIVQWYLHFIASQSQ